In Desulfopila inferna, a single window of DNA contains:
- a CDS encoding MFS transporter: protein MDNRKDKYFRRNVTSVAAVEFFWGLGFPIVLESTFLQLFLKNLGASSLAIGMVPSIFIVGISFFPPFAGYLSRNARLKKRIVLLLHLISGLSIFLFGWTLLLVREQSILPLFFLSYIIFSLCMGLTIPVWLNYLVRIFSEKKAVSGIGYMMLFQNIGKILCSFLILNVVEKYAFSIPSCSAVFIVTGLVFIIGSFGFAFTKELVDIEDPGVDGRNFFGHTRSSLVEILGNKRFLIFLIADLDFYVIITILSFYANYANQYFGVSQALAAGAFVGCIYAGSVTVNIFLGALNYLTLKEKFILSKCLSFFTVIMLIIIPGNWSFFLISYLLGCVRAIRNMVYAPSVKLLSGKADATPYFALAPLLTLPIGVGYPLLFGKMLDILSFMGEGSYRFLFAVSIIFLAITFVFTLLTRYRQ, encoded by the coding sequence ATGGATAATCGGAAGGATAAATATTTCAGACGTAATGTCACCAGTGTTGCCGCTGTTGAATTTTTCTGGGGGTTGGGCTTTCCCATCGTTCTCGAGTCGACATTTCTGCAACTTTTCTTGAAAAATCTCGGTGCCTCGAGCCTTGCTATCGGTATGGTTCCTTCGATCTTTATCGTAGGAATTTCCTTTTTCCCTCCGTTTGCCGGTTATCTTTCTCGCAATGCGCGGCTAAAGAAAAGGATTGTGCTGTTGCTGCACCTGATATCCGGACTCTCTATCTTCCTCTTTGGGTGGACCCTGTTGTTGGTCAGGGAGCAGTCTATTCTGCCGCTGTTTTTCCTGTCTTATATTATCTTTTCTTTATGCATGGGATTGACCATCCCCGTGTGGCTCAACTATCTGGTCCGTATTTTTTCTGAGAAGAAAGCCGTCTCCGGGATCGGTTATATGATGCTTTTTCAAAATATCGGCAAAATACTTTGTAGTTTCCTGATACTCAATGTGGTGGAAAAATATGCATTTTCCATCCCATCCTGCAGCGCAGTTTTTATTGTCACCGGATTGGTTTTTATCATCGGCTCCTTCGGCTTCGCCTTTACTAAAGAGCTGGTCGATATCGAAGATCCAGGGGTTGATGGACGGAACTTTTTTGGTCATACCAGGTCCTCGCTCGTCGAAATACTCGGCAACAAACGTTTTCTCATTTTCTTGATAGCGGATTTGGATTTTTATGTGATTATCACCATTCTTTCTTTTTACGCCAACTATGCCAATCAATATTTCGGAGTGAGCCAGGCACTGGCCGCCGGGGCATTTGTCGGCTGCATTTATGCCGGTTCGGTCACCGTCAATATCTTCCTCGGCGCCTTGAACTATCTGACCCTGAAGGAAAAGTTCATTCTCTCCAAGTGCCTCTCATTTTTTACGGTGATTATGTTGATAATAATTCCCGGAAACTGGAGTTTTTTCCTTATCAGCTATCTTTTAGGATGTGTCCGTGCCATTCGTAATATGGTCTATGCGCCTTCAGTGAAGCTTTTATCCGGCAAAGCGGATGCGACTCCGTATTTTGCCCTGGCTCCGCTTTTGACCCTGCCGATAGGCGTCGGCTATCCATTACTATTTGGCAAGATGCTGGATATTCTAAGTTTTATGGGGGAAGGTTCCTACCGCTTTCTTTTCGCTGTATCCATAATATTTCTGGCAATCACTTTTGTCTTTACGCTGCTGACGAGATATCGTCAGTAG
- a CDS encoding acyl-CoA thioesterase: MKYLTEIKVRGYHADFYGHVNNARYLEFFEEDRWARLEDVIDLREFAAKGYIFLVVNINVNYRRAVAVGETVLVTTGLEKISNKSVALKQEIVFKESKEVAADAIVTFVIRDATGKAAVMEGDLLEDIKKLAGSE; this comes from the coding sequence ATGAAATATTTGACGGAAATTAAGGTGAGAGGATATCATGCCGATTTTTACGGGCATGTGAATAATGCAAGGTATCTTGAATTTTTTGAGGAAGACCGTTGGGCAAGACTTGAAGATGTTATAGATTTGCGTGAGTTTGCAGCAAAAGGGTATATTTTTCTGGTGGTAAATATAAACGTCAATTACCGCCGGGCTGTCGCCGTTGGAGAAACAGTGTTGGTAACCACGGGACTGGAGAAAATCAGTAATAAAAGTGTTGCCTTAAAGCAGGAAATTGTATTTAAAGAAAGCAAAGAGGTTGCAGCAGATGCAATTGTTACCTTTGTCATACGCGATGCCACCGGTAAAGCAGCGGTCATGGAAGGAGATTTGCTCGAGGATATAAAGAAACTGGCAGGATCTGAATAG
- a CDS encoding electron transfer flavoprotein subunit beta/FixA family protein: protein MKILVCIKQVPDMESKFKVNSEANWYDSSDLAWRMNEYDEYAVEQAVQLKEQVGDADVTVLCIGPARVKETMKKALAMGCDRGAHIEDDASYAKDPMEIAAVIAEFAREKGFDIIFTGMQSQDRASGQVGVLVGEMLDLPCITTIIDFAYDGGEIQVKRELEGGMKANIKTTTPALVTCQLGLNTPRYPTLPNIMKAKKKELLSTPIGELLKVEGVQETDSVYFPEKKGGGLVLEGDVADLVDQLIKILKEKTGVLS from the coding sequence ATGAAAATCCTAGTATGCATCAAGCAGGTGCCGGACATGGAGTCCAAATTCAAAGTGAATAGCGAGGCAAACTGGTACGACAGCAGTGATCTGGCCTGGCGCATGAATGAATATGATGAATATGCGGTCGAACAGGCGGTCCAGCTCAAGGAACAGGTGGGAGATGCCGATGTGACCGTTCTCTGTATCGGGCCGGCACGAGTGAAAGAGACGATGAAAAAGGCGCTTGCCATGGGTTGTGATCGCGGAGCGCATATAGAAGATGATGCCTCTTACGCTAAAGATCCCATGGAAATAGCAGCTGTTATAGCGGAATTTGCCCGGGAGAAGGGTTTCGACATTATCTTTACAGGTATGCAGTCACAGGACAGGGCCAGTGGTCAGGTAGGTGTGCTGGTGGGGGAAATGCTTGATTTACCCTGCATTACCACGATAATTGATTTTGCCTATGATGGTGGAGAAATACAGGTCAAACGCGAACTTGAAGGCGGGATGAAAGCCAATATTAAGACGACAACTCCCGCGCTTGTCACCTGCCAGCTGGGTCTGAACACTCCGCGTTATCCGACATTGCCGAATATAATGAAGGCCAAGAAAAAGGAACTGCTCTCAACGCCCATAGGGGAACTCCTCAAAGTGGAGGGTGTACAGGAAACAGATTCGGTGTATTTTCCCGAGAAGAAAGGCGGAGGCCTGGTGCTGGAGGGAGACGTTGCTGATCTCGTCGATCAGTTGATCAAGATTCTCAAAGAGAAAACCGGTGTATTGTCATAG
- a CDS encoding electron transfer flavoprotein subunit alpha/FixB family protein produces the protein MKVLLVGECREGKVLGSTNELIAFADKTGGDSVMFLVGNESELPGFGGKLYLADAAVHGEYNPTIHKELLLQVVEKEQPDIVAFSHSSYGWDLAPRLAYAMKAAQVSEVVDIVDSLPVVPVCNAKLRRKVKVNTARAVYTLQAGAFSVSEEPTGSPELEKISVDATGKIVFEGYEAAEKGGVDLTKAEIIVSAGRGIGKPENVSMVAALAEALKGEYGASRPVVDSEWVEHNRQVGTTGQTVSPKLYVACGISGAIQHLAGMKKSEFVVAINTDKDAPIGEVADVLVVADLKQFLPALTERVKTL, from the coding sequence ATGAAAGTATTATTAGTTGGAGAATGTAGAGAAGGGAAAGTACTTGGCAGTACCAATGAACTGATTGCTTTCGCCGACAAGACCGGCGGAGACAGTGTGATGTTTCTGGTCGGTAATGAATCCGAGCTTCCCGGTTTCGGCGGGAAGCTGTATCTGGCCGATGCCGCTGTTCACGGCGAATATAATCCCACTATTCATAAGGAACTGCTCCTCCAGGTGGTGGAGAAAGAGCAGCCCGATATTGTTGCTTTCAGCCATTCTTCCTATGGATGGGATCTGGCGCCCAGACTTGCCTATGCGATGAAAGCAGCCCAGGTTTCCGAAGTTGTCGATATCGTCGATTCGCTGCCGGTGGTTCCCGTCTGTAATGCCAAATTGAGAAGAAAGGTAAAGGTAAACACCGCCAGGGCGGTTTATACCCTCCAGGCCGGTGCTTTTTCGGTGTCCGAGGAACCAACAGGTTCGCCAGAGCTTGAAAAGATCAGCGTTGATGCCACCGGGAAAATCGTTTTTGAAGGATATGAAGCAGCCGAAAAGGGCGGTGTCGATTTAACCAAGGCCGAGATTATCGTCAGCGCCGGACGCGGTATCGGAAAGCCTGAAAATGTGTCAATGGTAGCCGCTCTTGCCGAGGCTCTGAAAGGTGAATATGGTGCCAGCCGGCCCGTTGTCGATTCGGAGTGGGTGGAGCATAATCGTCAGGTGGGCACAACCGGTCAGACGGTATCGCCCAAGCTCTACGTTGCCTGCGGTATTTCCGGTGCGATTCAGCATCTTGCCGGCATGAAAAAATCCGAATTCGTGGTGGCGATCAATACCGACAAGGACGCCCCCATTGGTGAAGTCGCCGATGTCCTGGTGGTGGCTGATCTCAAACAATTCCTTCCGGCTTTGACGGAGAGGGTCAAAACTCTCTAG
- a CDS encoding helix-turn-helix domain-containing protein: MNDNKQEKSVQIGKLAKELGITTRTIRYYEEIGLMGESERLGGGTRTYTQDDILRLKFILKLKELGISLKEMQELAENYDINQQNFHTITPKLIEILDLHISKVDAKIANLSSLRSDIVDYRVRIMDLLSRQ, translated from the coding sequence ATGAACGACAACAAACAAGAAAAGTCCGTCCAGATCGGAAAATTGGCGAAAGAATTAGGTATTACCACCAGAACAATACGCTATTATGAAGAGATCGGGCTGATGGGTGAATCAGAACGTCTCGGCGGTGGAACCAGGACATATACCCAGGACGATATCCTGCGACTCAAATTCATCCTCAAACTGAAGGAGTTGGGTATTTCTCTGAAGGAAATGCAGGAATTAGCGGAAAACTACGATATCAACCAACAGAATTTTCACACCATAACTCCCAAATTGATCGAAATTCTTGATTTGCATATATCAAAGGTTGATGCGAAGATAGCAAACCTCTCATCACTGAGAAGCGATATCGTTGATTACAGAGTTCGTATTATGGATCTTCTCAGCCGTCAGTAG
- a CDS encoding glucose 1-dehydrogenase produces MGKTPLAGKVAIVTGGSRGIGSAIVRKLSTMGAAIVFNYLQDKKSADLLVLEIEEMGGTATALCADMAKAGDISSLFETTISNYGRLDILINNAGIAIYKKIEDFSEEEIDRIFDINIKGVLLCCQQAARQMADNGSIINIGSTVTRMMLPTYSAYAASKGAVEQITKVLAKELGERGIRVNTLAPGPVDTDLFRRGKSEETIKQLASFAAFGRIGTVEDIADMVSLLVDERARWVTGQNIPVNGGVAA; encoded by the coding sequence ATGGGCAAAACTCCTCTTGCTGGAAAAGTAGCAATCGTGACCGGTGGTTCCAGGGGTATCGGCAGTGCCATTGTTCGGAAACTCTCTACAATGGGGGCCGCCATTGTTTTCAACTATCTTCAGGATAAAAAAAGTGCCGATCTGCTTGTCCTGGAAATTGAAGAAATGGGTGGGACGGCGACGGCACTTTGCGCTGATATGGCCAAAGCTGGAGATATCTCATCTTTGTTTGAAACGACCATCTCAAACTATGGTCGGCTGGATATCCTCATCAATAATGCAGGTATTGCCATTTATAAGAAAATCGAGGATTTTTCCGAAGAGGAAATCGATAGAATATTTGATATCAACATTAAAGGCGTGCTTCTCTGCTGTCAGCAGGCGGCACGGCAAATGGCAGACAACGGCTCCATTATCAACATCGGCTCGACGGTAACCAGAATGATGCTGCCTACCTATAGCGCTTATGCCGCGTCGAAGGGAGCCGTTGAGCAAATCACCAAGGTTCTGGCCAAGGAACTCGGTGAACGCGGGATTCGGGTGAACACACTTGCTCCTGGTCCTGTCGATACCGATCTCTTCAGGAGAGGTAAATCCGAGGAAACAATTAAACAGCTGGCCTCTTTCGCTGCTTTTGGCAGGATCGGCACAGTGGAGGACATTGCCGATATGGTGTCGCTTCTGGTTGATGAGCGCGCAAGATGGGTAACGGGACAGAATATCCCGGTAAACGGAGGAGTTGCCGCCTGA
- a CDS encoding aspartate kinase gives MNSHKLSVEKIGGSSMSRFPEIIENVILYRPENIYGRIYVVSAYADITNDLLEHKKTGQPGIYRLFQNQENYPLKMLALRERLFKINESFVEAGLNLEEANNFIGDRIDQAINILRSMDNVLASGYVTREELLLAARELLASLGEMHSAFNSADILKNKGYNTTYVDLSGWDDSRQLTIDERIKNSFSNIDPFSTICFATGYTKGTEGIMREFDRGYSEVTFSKVAVLLGASEAIIHKEYHLCSGDPLIMGEENTGPVCNTNYDVADQLADVGMEAIHPKASKPLEIKSIPIRVKNAFDPGHPGTLITRDYIAPESKVEIVTGSNHVLCLEIHDTRMVGEVGFDLRIMHVFINHRVSYISKMTNANTIDFIIEEKDCSANLIAELDQHFEEVYTKKVAIVCAIGSNIGQPGIMAKAAHSLARDGINILAVSQTTRQTNMQFIVERDQFAPAQRALHAALCR, from the coding sequence ATGAACAGTCATAAGCTCTCTGTGGAAAAAATCGGCGGCTCTTCAATGTCCCGCTTTCCGGAAATAATCGAGAATGTCATTCTGTATCGACCTGAAAACATCTATGGCCGTATTTATGTTGTTTCGGCCTACGCTGATATTACCAATGATCTCCTGGAGCACAAAAAGACAGGACAGCCTGGAATCTACCGATTGTTCCAGAATCAGGAAAATTACCCCTTGAAGATGCTTGCCCTGCGGGAACGGCTGTTCAAAATAAATGAGTCCTTTGTCGAGGCGGGACTCAATCTCGAGGAGGCAAACAATTTCATCGGTGACCGCATCGACCAGGCAATCAATATTCTGCGAAGCATGGATAATGTTCTCGCTTCGGGCTATGTCACCAGAGAAGAGCTTCTTCTGGCGGCGCGGGAGCTTCTTGCTTCTCTGGGTGAAATGCATAGTGCCTTTAATTCTGCCGATATCCTCAAAAACAAAGGATATAACACCACCTATGTCGACCTGAGCGGCTGGGATGACAGCCGCCAGCTTACTATCGATGAGCGGATCAAAAACAGTTTTTCAAACATAGATCCCTTTTCCACCATATGCTTTGCCACCGGTTACACCAAAGGCACGGAAGGGATCATGCGGGAATTCGACCGCGGTTATTCAGAGGTGACCTTTTCCAAAGTGGCGGTCCTGCTTGGCGCCAGCGAAGCCATTATTCACAAGGAATATCATCTCTGCTCAGGGGATCCGCTGATTATGGGAGAGGAAAATACCGGACCGGTATGTAATACCAATTATGATGTTGCCGACCAGCTCGCCGATGTCGGCATGGAGGCCATTCATCCCAAGGCATCCAAGCCCTTGGAGATAAAGAGTATTCCTATCAGAGTGAAAAACGCTTTCGATCCCGGCCATCCCGGAACATTGATTACCAGGGATTATATCGCCCCGGAATCAAAGGTTGAAATCGTTACCGGCTCAAACCACGTGCTCTGCCTGGAAATACATGATACCAGGATGGTCGGTGAGGTGGGCTTTGATCTCAGGATTATGCATGTTTTCATCAATCACCGGGTTTCCTATATTTCCAAGATGACTAATGCCAATACCATCGATTTTATTATCGAGGAAAAGGATTGTTCAGCAAATCTGATTGCCGAACTGGATCAGCATTTCGAGGAAGTATATACCAAGAAGGTTGCCATTGTCTGCGCCATCGGGTCAAATATCGGGCAACCCGGTATAATGGCCAAAGCAGCCCATTCCCTGGCAAGGGATGGTATCAACATCCTGGCTGTTTCCCAAACGACACGGCAGACGAATATGCAGTTTATTGTGGAAAGAGACCAGTTTGCTCCGGCACAGAGAGCGTTACATGCGGCTCTCTGCAGATAG
- a CDS encoding acyl-CoA dehydrogenase — MKFELTEEQNLIREMVRSFAEDEIAPSAALRDEEERFDRALMFGRLAELGLTGIVFPEEYGGAASDYISYAIAVEELSRVCASTGVTLSAHLSLCANPIYLFGSEEQKQKFLIPLAEGRAMGAFGLTEPAAGSDAGGTKTTAVRDGNDWILNGTKIFITNGGEADTYVVLARTDREAKKHRGISAFIIEKGAEGFSFGKKEKKMGIRSSPTLELIFENCRVTQADMLGEEGQGFTVAMKTLDGGRVGIAAQALGIAQGAMDAAVVYCRERKQFDKPITAFQGVLFQLADMATQIQAARYMVYNAAYRASNGLPYSQDSAMAKLFAAETAMKVTTQSVQLLGGYGYTRDFPVERMMRDAKITEIYEGTSEIQRLVIGSALTR; from the coding sequence ATGAAATTCGAGCTGACCGAGGAACAAAACCTGATTCGTGAGATGGTGCGGAGCTTTGCCGAGGATGAGATAGCTCCTTCGGCTGCTTTGCGTGATGAAGAAGAACGTTTTGACAGGGCTCTGATGTTTGGCAGGCTTGCCGAGCTCGGACTTACCGGCATTGTTTTTCCTGAGGAATACGGCGGTGCCGCTTCGGATTACATCAGCTATGCCATAGCCGTTGAAGAACTCTCGCGGGTATGCGCTTCAACCGGAGTGACGCTTTCGGCGCATCTGTCGCTCTGTGCCAATCCCATTTATCTCTTTGGCAGCGAAGAGCAAAAGCAAAAATTTCTCATACCTTTGGCAGAGGGCAGAGCCATGGGTGCTTTCGGTCTGACCGAACCGGCAGCCGGATCCGATGCCGGCGGCACCAAGACAACTGCGGTCAGAGACGGCAATGACTGGATACTGAACGGCACCAAGATATTCATCACCAATGGCGGTGAGGCGGACACCTATGTGGTCCTTGCCCGAACAGACCGAGAAGCCAAAAAACATCGCGGCATCAGCGCATTCATCATTGAAAAGGGTGCAGAAGGATTTTCTTTCGGTAAAAAAGAGAAAAAGATGGGCATTCGTTCATCTCCCACCCTCGAACTCATTTTCGAAAATTGCCGGGTGACTCAGGCCGATATGCTGGGCGAAGAGGGTCAGGGTTTTACTGTTGCCATGAAAACTCTGGATGGCGGACGGGTTGGAATTGCCGCCCAGGCCCTCGGCATCGCTCAGGGGGCCATGGACGCGGCGGTCGTCTACTGCCGGGAACGCAAACAGTTCGATAAGCCGATTACCGCTTTTCAGGGAGTGCTGTTCCAGCTCGCCGATATGGCGACTCAAATTCAGGCTGCCAGGTATATGGTATATAATGCGGCATATCGGGCCAGTAATGGACTGCCCTATTCACAGGATTCGGCCATGGCCAAGCTTTTTGCCGCCGAGACGGCGATGAAGGTCACCACGCAGAGCGTGCAGCTGCTTGGCGGTTATGGCTACACCCGTGATTTTCCCGTGGAGAGAATGATGCGGGATGCTAAAATCACGGAAATATATGAAGGCACAAGCGAGATACAGCGTCTGGTAATCGGCAGCGCACTGACCCGCTAG
- a CDS encoding OmpP1/FadL family transporter produces MKKTISVVALASILAAGTAYASGYRIPEQSADSTAKAGANIAGALGADAAFFNPANMSWMDNEGWMVEGDLSYIYLSEIEYEDNRSAFLDDESKDENFLLPTFFAVSPDYNGFHFGFSLTVPYGLAKRWQDGYGSTFAEKFDLKVFDINPSLSYRFNDWISFAAGARILYSEATVMSNGAVAMGPFGPITASRYMDGDALDYGWNAALSVKPTVESNISVTYRSKVDLDFDGDVLLNTNAFFYPGASVVTDGEVTIPAPATLAVSGSYDFGTVKVEFAVDRTFWSDYEDLDFAYDTQIIHPVLFNAFDAPKIKNWDDVNAYRLGIDYRLNPDVTIMAGFAYDENPVPNDTIGFDLPDSDAYIVSLGARYKLSENSQIAGAILYDYKESRDVRNENVNGEFTNASAVFVTLGYSYTF; encoded by the coding sequence ATGAAGAAGACAATTTCTGTTGTGGCCCTAGCCTCGATTCTGGCAGCAGGTACAGCATATGCTTCCGGATACCGTATACCCGAGCAGTCTGCAGATTCGACGGCGAAAGCCGGCGCTAATATTGCCGGCGCTCTGGGAGCTGATGCTGCTTTTTTCAACCCGGCAAATATGTCCTGGATGGATAATGAAGGCTGGATGGTTGAAGGTGATTTGAGCTACATCTACCTAAGTGAGATTGAATATGAGGACAATCGTTCAGCATTCCTCGATGATGAGTCCAAGGACGAAAATTTCCTTCTGCCCACTTTTTTTGCGGTATCTCCAGATTATAATGGTTTTCATTTCGGATTTTCTCTAACGGTACCCTATGGACTGGCGAAACGCTGGCAGGATGGTTACGGCAGCACTTTTGCTGAAAAATTCGACCTGAAGGTCTTCGATATCAATCCATCGTTGTCTTACAGGTTTAACGACTGGATCTCATTTGCCGCCGGTGCACGTATTCTCTATAGCGAGGCTACCGTTATGAGCAATGGAGCTGTCGCTATGGGACCTTTCGGGCCGATCACCGCCAGTCGCTACATGGACGGTGATGCACTCGATTACGGCTGGAATGCGGCTCTTTCCGTCAAACCTACCGTAGAATCGAATATTTCCGTCACCTACCGATCAAAAGTTGATTTGGATTTTGATGGCGACGTTCTTCTCAATACCAACGCATTCTTTTATCCTGGAGCATCTGTAGTAACAGATGGTGAGGTCACCATACCCGCTCCGGCCACTCTTGCTGTCTCCGGGTCCTATGATTTCGGCACTGTAAAAGTGGAATTTGCTGTTGATAGAACATTCTGGTCAGATTACGAGGATTTGGACTTTGCTTATGATACCCAAATCATACATCCCGTCCTTTTTAATGCGTTCGACGCCCCGAAAATAAAAAACTGGGATGATGTCAATGCCTACCGTCTTGGTATCGACTACCGCCTAAATCCGGATGTTACCATTATGGCCGGTTTCGCCTATGATGAGAATCCGGTGCCCAATGATACTATAGGATTCGACCTGCCGGATTCCGATGCCTATATCGTCTCCCTGGGTGCACGATATAAATTATCCGAAAATAGCCAGATCGCCGGTGCCATCCTTTATGATTACAAAGAGTCAAGGGATGTGAGAAACGAAAATGTGAATGGCGAATTTACCAATGCTTCCGCTGTCTTCGTAACACTGGGATACTCGTATACGTTTTAA
- a CDS encoding heterodisulfide reductase-related iron-sulfur binding cluster — protein MEFTREIYWNVGHGFLTLGPMYLLALAAIGMLVYGFLQRIKVYRQGHTLQRTDHPADRVIDAVKTALLQTKVTRVKLPGLFHGLFFWGFFLLFIGTTLIVIQADFTDLFFGVKFLKGNFYKLFSITLDIAGLVAIVMLAALAVRRYIFPPKDLVIKKDDALMHGLMLVILITGFVIEGARIAVTELGTPLAPWSPVGLMVARALAPLGEEGLRSLHRYLWWFHLLLVMGFIVSIPFTKFRHIFTTSINRFFAVRGPGKLSTLDLEDEEAESFGVVNLEDYTWKDIFDADACTICMRCQDRCPAWNTDKPLSPMKIVNQIGEMAFNEDQSKEAVVETFSRDAIWACTTCRACQDICPASIEHIRKIIDVRRSLVLMEGEFPGEEVMAAMEHTEVNGNPLGLGYASRGDWAEDLDVRVMAENSDVDILYFVGCYGSFDKRNIKIAKSFITLCNKAGVKVGILGKEEKCCGEPMRKMGNEYLYQTMAQENIETIKGYGVKKIVTTCPHCFDTLAKDYIDLGFADFEVVSYTVFLEELIKEGKLRINSADLSCTYHDSCYLGRHNNIYDAPRNLIAAAGGKISEMDKSRDQSFCCSAGGGRILAEENIGERINIKRVRMAAETGADVLISNCPFCLTMFEDGIKGAELEGSMQPKDIAEILVERVEN, from the coding sequence ATGGAGTTTACCCGAGAGATATATTGGAATGTTGGGCATGGATTTTTGACACTTGGGCCGATGTATTTGCTTGCCCTTGCCGCAATTGGCATGCTTGTTTACGGATTCCTCCAGCGCATCAAAGTGTATCGGCAGGGCCATACACTGCAGCGCACCGATCATCCTGCCGACAGAGTGATCGATGCAGTGAAAACAGCACTTCTGCAGACCAAGGTTACCCGGGTCAAGCTGCCCGGATTATTCCATGGTTTGTTCTTTTGGGGTTTTTTCCTGCTCTTCATCGGCACTACGCTTATCGTTATCCAGGCTGACTTTACAGATTTATTCTTTGGGGTGAAATTTCTCAAGGGCAACTTTTATAAGCTCTTTTCCATTACCCTCGATATCGCCGGCCTGGTTGCCATTGTAATGCTTGCTGCTCTGGCCGTTCGCCGGTACATCTTTCCGCCGAAGGATCTGGTAATCAAAAAGGATGATGCGCTGATGCATGGCCTGATGCTGGTCATTCTCATAACGGGCTTTGTCATCGAGGGAGCCAGGATCGCCGTAACCGAACTCGGTACTCCCCTGGCCCCATGGTCTCCGGTAGGACTCATGGTGGCAAGGGCTCTTGCACCGCTGGGTGAAGAGGGATTACGCTCTCTGCACCGCTATCTCTGGTGGTTCCATCTGCTGCTGGTCATGGGTTTTATCGTGTCCATACCATTCACCAAATTCCGCCATATTTTCACGACAAGCATCAATCGGTTTTTTGCCGTCAGGGGCCCTGGAAAACTTTCCACTCTGGATCTCGAAGATGAAGAAGCCGAGAGCTTTGGCGTCGTCAATCTCGAGGATTATACCTGGAAGGATATCTTCGATGCCGATGCCTGCACAATCTGTATGCGGTGTCAGGACCGCTGCCCTGCTTGGAACACGGATAAGCCGCTATCGCCCATGAAGATTGTGAACCAGATAGGGGAAATGGCCTTCAATGAAGATCAAAGCAAGGAAGCGGTGGTGGAGACCTTCAGCAGAGATGCCATCTGGGCCTGCACAACCTGCAGGGCCTGCCAGGATATCTGCCCTGCCTCCATTGAACATATCCGTAAGATCATCGACGTGCGCCGCAGCCTGGTCCTGATGGAAGGCGAGTTTCCCGGCGAGGAGGTCATGGCCGCCATGGAGCATACCGAAGTGAATGGTAATCCTCTCGGTCTCGGCTATGCATCCCGGGGGGATTGGGCCGAAGATCTTGATGTGAGGGTAATGGCAGAAAACAGCGATGTCGATATCCTCTATTTTGTCGGCTGCTACGGCTCCTTCGATAAACGCAATATCAAAATCGCCAAAAGTTTCATCACACTCTGTAACAAAGCCGGAGTGAAGGTTGGAATCCTGGGCAAGGAAGAAAAATGCTGCGGCGAGCCGATGCGTAAAATGGGCAATGAATATCTCTATCAGACCATGGCCCAGGAAAACATCGAGACCATCAAGGGCTATGGCGTCAAGAAAATCGTCACAACCTGTCCCCACTGTTTCGATACTCTCGCTAAAGATTATATCGATCTGGGATTCGCTGATTTCGAGGTGGTCTCTTACACCGTTTTCCTGGAGGAGCTGATAAAGGAAGGCAAGCTCAGGATTAACAGTGCCGATCTCTCCTGCACCTATCATGATTCCTGCTATCTGGGCAGACATAATAATATTTATGATGCACCGCGAAACCTCATTGCCGCGGCCGGCGGGAAAATTTCTGAAATGGATAAAAGTCGCGATCAGTCCTTCTGCTGCAGTGCGGGAGGTGGACGGATCCTGGCGGAGGAGAACATCGGAGAGCGCATTAACATTAAACGGGTCCGCATGGCGGCGGAAACCGGTGCCGATGTGCTTATCTCCAACTGTCCCTTTTGCCTGACCATGTTTGAGGACGGCATCAAGGGAGCAGAGCTTGAGGGAAGTATGCAGCCCAAAGATATAGCCGAAATTCTGGTAGAAAGGGTCGAGAATTAG